Proteins encoded by one window of Drosophila melanogaster chromosome X:
- the zld gene encoding zelda, isoform D: protein MTSIKTEMPPLHAAEALASSSATDSGGGGAGGGGGGGGGGSGGPGAGGTGGVGSAPATPNATISAAADSSDNQPGTPQPTQQQQSTQQQLQQPQSQQQQQQAMGGGDPQQQQQQQQVTGITHQPYATHHMYSASGGQQQQQQQIYGGLYGGDMQQQQGYASSYINSYEQFYQQQQQQQQGTDYAFGTVGVDYGKSAGVRYHPYLQTPTSGLGGIPTASSAQEEAGSAPSAVSTTTAVAMSPRVVSSSSPTSTSSHLQLGSSSGQTPGSPGGAAGSAGCKLQCKKCGILTTNESELQEHIANVHGESPYGSSGYASSPYIKEEMPTPQPPGVGSATANPGELLDLDSQKMVYHQQLLQQQQQQHDVVAGLPLGALPDPLHSMQSMQQRALHSWEQQPQQTVASVEGLPPYMQQGLGVGLGVGVDKSPYYSPKQSPYHQSTGVGGATLIKQEYGGHGLIKSEYPDSQHYVDKSFDPTAGGAGGAELCASVATSPAEFPSTTTGGPGQEGAAGAAPGGGYRGFEPPSSSSVLPANSLTAKAATWKSNEARRPKTYNCTACNKWFTSSGHLKRHYNTTLHKNAVKSSGQPDPATLPISAHHHPARDPVTKPSRRGNAAAAAAAAAAAASASGQGQQQQPPIPPPPANVPPPEPPRSPPDYGGGGGLGVGAMGGAAMSQYSASPSPTQQQQHHLNHHQQQANGYANGTANGYGYMQQQVQSTTNASPQHASNNNSNNQQQQQQQQQHHQQQMPQHHNSVLNGHPNGLAGPSAPHNNNTTQMPSSQMRGLLNETTTTPPPTTTTRAPQITTTATTTTTAATTVAIKSEQMEDSNHTHTHTHTHPNHSHSQDRSHSSSSSSSMATEEAEEQELRDQEQADDHLHQHQQASQQYLLSARHYHSSTPNTLSSSNTNPSTPSSNSPHTIYRQEQQGTDFSRTTPPPQPLPPMGMLPPMAMDYNMLALDMPMPMPTLMHSNMLQCSSTSTTPLATTITTSMPDTMQPPQQQLVHHYQAVLHPLHQQLGEQHQRQEADHHQQQRELHQLDQQQQQQQALILADSLPHSSSSPTSSSPPPTMPMPLTTITAPQLLPLQPPPPHITSTMPMPPTMHMPIMPPPPQCYQQLQPLDPTMSYHTIIGSGPEAHTGTAGGGYSNQITTSDGQILQLMPTSLFAPYAPLSPYSVAAQRSPQEGDLPPVHTLTTALHAHQQGGQQEAQTPTLTVLSTPYSPTVSSSRATPALEMDMATLMQHHQDYEMEQYQMQHQQLDQMQQHQQQLDHQQQQQILADQTQTMAQQPLAKKRRGGNATPSTTKRRRNSSVGSTSPHSTTLPSGRIKCLECDKEFTKNCYLTQHNKSFHSASRRQNKSNPSMYPANAQRRIKI from the exons ATGACGAGCATTAAGACCGAGATGCCGCCCCTGCACGCGGCAGAGGCGCTCGCCTCCAGCAGTGCTACAGACAGTGGTGggggaggagcaggaggaggaggaggaggaggtggaggaggatCGGGCGGACCAGGAGCGGGAGGAACGGGAGGCGTAGGCAGTGCGCCCGCCACACCCAATGCCACAATTAGCGCCGCCGCCGACTCCAGTGATAATCAACCCGGCACGCCGCAGCCcacgcaacagcagcaatcgacgcagcaacagttgcagcagccacaatcgcaacagcagcagcagcaggccatGGGTGGAGGAGatccccagcagcagcaacagcagcagcaggtaaCGGGTATCACCCACCAGCCGTACGCCACCCACCACATGTACTCCGCATCTGGcggacagcagcaacaacagcagcagatcTACGGCGGACTCTACGGCGGGgacatgcagcagcagcagggttACGCCAGCAGCTACATCAACAGCTACGAGCAGTtctaccagcagcaacagcagcagcagcagggcaCTGATTACGCCTTTGGCACCGTGGGCGTTGACTATGGCAAGAGCGCCGGTGTTCGCTATCATCCCTACCTGCAGACGCCAACCTCCGGACTGGGAGGCATTCCAACGGCCAGCTCGGCACAGGAGGAGGCGGGCAGTGCGCCCAGCGCGGTCAGCACCACCACAGCGGTGGCCATGAGTCCGCGTGTGGTTAGCAGCAGCAGTCCAACGTCGACGTCCTCGCACCTGCAGCTGGGCAGCTCCAGTGGCCAGACACCAGGCTCACCAGGCGGAGCCGCCGGAAGTGCCGGATGCAAGTTGCAGTGCAAGAAGTGCGGCATCCTCACCACCAACGAGTCGGAGCTACAGGAGCACATCGCCAACGTGCACGGAGAGTCGCCGTACGGCAGCAGCGGTTACGCCAGTTCACCGTACATCAAGGAGGAGATGCCCACACCACAGCCACCCGGCGTTGGATCCGCAACGGCCAATCCCGGCGAATTACTCGACCTAGATTCCCAGAAGATGGTCTATCaccagcagctgctccagcagcaacaacagcaacacgacGTGGTCGCTGGACTGCCGCTGGGCGCTCTGCCGGATCCGCTGCACTCGATGCAATCTATGCAGCAGCGCGCACTCCACAGCTgggagcagcagccacagcagaCGGTGGCCTCCGTGGAGGGCCTGCCACCCTACATGCAGCAGGGATTGGGCGTGGGGCTGGGAGTCGGTGTGGACAAGTCGCCCTACTACTCACCAAAGCAGTCACCCTATCATCAGTCAACCGGCGTTGGCGGAGCCACGCTGATCAAGCAGGAGTACGGCGGCCACGGACTGATCAAGTCCGAGTATCCCGATTCGCAGCATTACGTGGACAAGTCCTTCGATCCCACAGCTGGCGGAGCTGGTGGCGCGGAACTGTGCGCCAGCGTGGCCACCAGTCCGGCGGAGTTCCCCAGCACCACTACGGGCGGACCAGGGCAGGAGGGAGCGGCGGGTGCGGCGCCAGGAGGTGGATACCGCGGTTTCGAGCCACCCAGCTCGAGCTCCGTGCTGCCGGCCAACAGCCTGACGGCCAAGGCGGCCACCTGGAAGTCGAACGAGGCGCGCCGTCCGAAAACGTACAACTGCACGGCCTGCAACAAGTGGTTCACCAGCTCGGGCCATCTTAAGCGCCACTACAATACGACGCTGCACAAGAATGCGGTTAAGTCGAGCGGCCAGCCGGATCCAGCCACCCTGCCCATCTCGGCGCACCACCATCCCGCCCGCGACCCGGTGACGAAGCCCAGTCGCAGGGGCAATGCCGCAGCCGCTGCGgccgccgctgcagctgccgccTCGGCCAGCGGTCAGggtcagcagcaacagccgccGATACCGCCGCCGCCGGCCAATGTGCCACCCCCGGAGCCGCCTAGAAGTCCGCCCGATTATGGCGGAGGAGGCGGCTTGGGCGTGGGAGCGATGGGCGGCGCTGCCATGTCCCAGTACTCGGCCTCACCCTCGCccacacagcagcagcagcaccacctcaaccaccatcagcagcaggcCAACGGCTATGCTAATGGCACCGCCAACGGCTATGGCTACATGCAGCAACAAGTGCAATCCACGACAAACGCTTCACCACAGCACGcttccaacaacaacagcaacaaccagcagcagcagcaacaacagcagcagcaccatcagcagcagatGCCGCAGCACCACAACTCCGTTTTGAACGGTCACCCAAACGGGCTAGCAGGTCCCTCCGCcccacacaacaacaacaccacccAAATGCCGTCCTCCCAAATGAGGGGCCTGCTGAACGAAACAACAACCACGCcgccaccaacaacaacaacccgAGCACCACAaatcacaacaacagcaacaacaacaacaacggcggcCACCACGGTAGCTATAAAGAGCGAGCAAATGGAGGACAGCAACCAcactcacacccacacacacacgcatccCAATCACAGTCACAGCCAGGACAggagccacagcagcagcagcagcagctcaatGGCCacggaggaggcggaggagcaggagctgcgGGATCAGGAGCAGGCGGACGATCACCTGCATCAGCATCAACAGGCGTCGCAGCAGTATCTGCTGTCGGCGCGTCATTACCACAGCAGCACGCCCAACAcgctcagcagcagcaacaccaatcCCAGCACGCCCAGCAGCAACTCGCCCCATACTATCTAccggcaggagcagcagggaACGGATTTCTCGCGCACCACCCCGCCGCCGCAGCCGCTGCCGCCTATGGGAATGCTGCCGCCTATGGCAATGGACTACAACATGCTGGCTTTGGatatgcccatgcccatgcccacgCTCATGCACAGCAATATGCTGCAgtgcagcagcaccagcaccacgcCGCTAGCTACTACCATCACCACCAGTATGCCGGACACTAtgcagccgccgcagcagcagctggtgCACCACTACCAGGCGGTGCTCCACCCGCTCCATCAGCAGCTGGGGGAGCAGCACCAGCGCCAGGAGGCggatcatcatcagcagcagcgggaGCTTCACCAACtggatcagcagcagcagcagcagcaggcgttAATCCTGGCGGACAGTTTGCCGCACAGCAGCAGTTCGCCCACCAGCAGCTCCCCACCGCCCACCATGCCCATGCCGCTCACCACCATCACAGCgccgcagctgctgccgctgcagccgccgccgccgcacaTCACCAGCACCATGCCCATGCCGCCCACCATGCACATGCCCATcatgccgccgccgccgcaatgctaccagcagctgcagccgcTGGACCCCACAATGAGCTATCACACTATTATTGGTAGTGGCCCGGAGGCGCATACCGGAACGGCCGGCGGTGGCTATAGCAATCAGATCACCACCAGCGATGGCCAGATCCTGCAGCTGATGCCAACATCCCTGTTCGCGCCATATGCACCGCTCTCGCCGTACTCGGTGGCCGCCCAGCGATCGCCGCAGGAGGGCGATCTGCCGCCGGTTCACACACTCACGACGGCCCTGCATGCCCATCAGCAGGGCGGGCAGCAGGAGGCGCAGACGCCAACGCTGACTGTGCTCTCCACGCCCTACTCGCCCACAGTGAGCAGCTCGCGGGCGACTCCCGCACTGGAGATGGATATGGCCACGCTGATGCAGCACCATCAGGACTATGAGATGGAGCAGTACCAGATGCAGCACCAGCAGTTGGATCAgatgcagcagcaccagcagcaactggaccaccagcagcagcaacagatcCTGGCGGATCAGACCCAGACGATGGCCCAACAGCCGCTGGCCAAGAAGCGGCGTGGCGGCAACGCAACACCATCGACGACGAAGCGACGGCGGAACAGCAGCGTCGGATCGACGTCGCCGCACTCGACCACCCTGCCATCGGGACGGATCAAGTGTCTGGAGTGCGACAAGGAGTTCACCAAGAACTGCTACCTCACGCAGCACAACAAGAGCTTCCACTCCG CATCCAGGAGGCAGAACAAATCGAATCCATCTATGTACCCAGCGAACGCCCAGAGACGGATCAAAATTTAA
- the zld gene encoding zelda, isoform F, which translates to MTSIKTEMPPLHAAEALASSSATDSGGGGAGGGGGGGGGGSGGPGAGGTGGVGSAPATPNATISAAADSSDNQPGTPQPTQQQQSTQQQLQQPQSQQQQQQAMGGGDPQQQQQQQQVTGITHQPYATHHMYSASGGQQQQQQQIYGGLYGGDMQQQQGYASSYINSYEQFYQQQQQQQQGTDYAFGTVGVDYGKSAGVRYHPYLQTPTSGLGGIPTASSAQEEAGSAPSAVSTTTAVAMSPRVVSSSSPTSTSSHLQLGSSSGQTPGSPGGAAGSAGCKLQCKKCGILTTNESELQEHIANVHGESPYGSSGYASSPYIKEEMPTPQPPGVGSATANPGELLDLDSQKMVYHQQLLQQQQQQHDVVAGLPLGALPDPLHSMQSMQQRALHSWEQQPQQTVASVEGLPPYMQQGLGVGLGVGVDKSPYYSPKQSPYHQSTGVGGATLIKQEYGGHGLIKSEYPDSQHYVDKSFDPTAGGAGGAELCASVATSPAEFPSTTTGGPGQEGAAGAAPGGGYRGFEPPSSSSVLPANSLTAKAATWKSNEARRPKTYNCTACNKWFTSSGHLKRHYNTTLHKNAVKSSGQPDPATLPISAHHHPARDPVTKPSRRGNAAAAAAAAAAAASASGQGQQQQPPIPPPPANVPPPEPPRSPPDYGGGGGLGVGAMGGAAMSQYSASPSPTQQQQHHLNHHQQQANGYANGTANGYGYMQQQVQSTTNASPQHASNNNSNNQQQQQQQQQHHQQQMPQHHNSVLNGHPNGLAGPSAPHNNNTTQMPSSQMRGLLNETTTTPPPTTTTRAPQITTTATTTTTAATTVAIKSEQMEDSNHTHTHTHTHPNHSHSQDRSHSSSSSSSMATEEAEEQELRDQEQADDHLHQHQQASQQYLLSARHYHSSTPNTLSSSNTNPSTPSSNSPHTIYRQEQQGTDFSRTTPPPQPLPPMGMLPPMAMDYNMLALDMPMPMPTLMHSNMLQCSSTSTTPLATTITTSMPDTMQPPQQQLVHHYQAVLHPLHQQLGEQHQRQEADHHQQQRELHQLDQQQQQQQALILADSLPHSSSSPTSSSPPPTMPMPLTTITAPQLLPLQPPPPHITSTMPMPPTMHMPIMPPPPQCYQQLQPLDPTMSYHTIIGSGPEAHTGTAGGGYSNQITTSDGQILQLMPTSLFAPYAPLSPYSVAAQRSPQEGDLPPVHTLTTALHAHQQGGQQEAQTPTLTVLSTPYSPTVSSSRATPALEMDMATLMQHHQDYEMEQYQMQHQQLDQMQQHQQQLDHQQQQQILADQTQTMAQQPLAKKRRGGNATPSTTKRRRNSSVGSTSPHSTTLPSGRIKCLECDKEFTKNCYLTQHNKSFHSVSLPYVCVKRLKDSQNS; encoded by the exons ATGACGAGCATTAAGACCGAGATGCCGCCCCTGCACGCGGCAGAGGCGCTCGCCTCCAGCAGTGCTACAGACAGTGGTGggggaggagcaggaggaggaggaggaggaggtggaggaggatCGGGCGGACCAGGAGCGGGAGGAACGGGAGGCGTAGGCAGTGCGCCCGCCACACCCAATGCCACAATTAGCGCCGCCGCCGACTCCAGTGATAATCAACCCGGCACGCCGCAGCCcacgcaacagcagcaatcgacgcagcaacagttgcagcagccacaatcgcaacagcagcagcagcaggccatGGGTGGAGGAGatccccagcagcagcaacagcagcagcaggtaaCGGGTATCACCCACCAGCCGTACGCCACCCACCACATGTACTCCGCATCTGGcggacagcagcaacaacagcagcagatcTACGGCGGACTCTACGGCGGGgacatgcagcagcagcagggttACGCCAGCAGCTACATCAACAGCTACGAGCAGTtctaccagcagcaacagcagcagcagcagggcaCTGATTACGCCTTTGGCACCGTGGGCGTTGACTATGGCAAGAGCGCCGGTGTTCGCTATCATCCCTACCTGCAGACGCCAACCTCCGGACTGGGAGGCATTCCAACGGCCAGCTCGGCACAGGAGGAGGCGGGCAGTGCGCCCAGCGCGGTCAGCACCACCACAGCGGTGGCCATGAGTCCGCGTGTGGTTAGCAGCAGCAGTCCAACGTCGACGTCCTCGCACCTGCAGCTGGGCAGCTCCAGTGGCCAGACACCAGGCTCACCAGGCGGAGCCGCCGGAAGTGCCGGATGCAAGTTGCAGTGCAAGAAGTGCGGCATCCTCACCACCAACGAGTCGGAGCTACAGGAGCACATCGCCAACGTGCACGGAGAGTCGCCGTACGGCAGCAGCGGTTACGCCAGTTCACCGTACATCAAGGAGGAGATGCCCACACCACAGCCACCCGGCGTTGGATCCGCAACGGCCAATCCCGGCGAATTACTCGACCTAGATTCCCAGAAGATGGTCTATCaccagcagctgctccagcagcaacaacagcaacacgacGTGGTCGCTGGACTGCCGCTGGGCGCTCTGCCGGATCCGCTGCACTCGATGCAATCTATGCAGCAGCGCGCACTCCACAGCTgggagcagcagccacagcagaCGGTGGCCTCCGTGGAGGGCCTGCCACCCTACATGCAGCAGGGATTGGGCGTGGGGCTGGGAGTCGGTGTGGACAAGTCGCCCTACTACTCACCAAAGCAGTCACCCTATCATCAGTCAACCGGCGTTGGCGGAGCCACGCTGATCAAGCAGGAGTACGGCGGCCACGGACTGATCAAGTCCGAGTATCCCGATTCGCAGCATTACGTGGACAAGTCCTTCGATCCCACAGCTGGCGGAGCTGGTGGCGCGGAACTGTGCGCCAGCGTGGCCACCAGTCCGGCGGAGTTCCCCAGCACCACTACGGGCGGACCAGGGCAGGAGGGAGCGGCGGGTGCGGCGCCAGGAGGTGGATACCGCGGTTTCGAGCCACCCAGCTCGAGCTCCGTGCTGCCGGCCAACAGCCTGACGGCCAAGGCGGCCACCTGGAAGTCGAACGAGGCGCGCCGTCCGAAAACGTACAACTGCACGGCCTGCAACAAGTGGTTCACCAGCTCGGGCCATCTTAAGCGCCACTACAATACGACGCTGCACAAGAATGCGGTTAAGTCGAGCGGCCAGCCGGATCCAGCCACCCTGCCCATCTCGGCGCACCACCATCCCGCCCGCGACCCGGTGACGAAGCCCAGTCGCAGGGGCAATGCCGCAGCCGCTGCGgccgccgctgcagctgccgccTCGGCCAGCGGTCAGggtcagcagcaacagccgccGATACCGCCGCCGCCGGCCAATGTGCCACCCCCGGAGCCGCCTAGAAGTCCGCCCGATTATGGCGGAGGAGGCGGCTTGGGCGTGGGAGCGATGGGCGGCGCTGCCATGTCCCAGTACTCGGCCTCACCCTCGCccacacagcagcagcagcaccacctcaaccaccatcagcagcaggcCAACGGCTATGCTAATGGCACCGCCAACGGCTATGGCTACATGCAGCAACAAGTGCAATCCACGACAAACGCTTCACCACAGCACGcttccaacaacaacagcaacaaccagcagcagcagcaacaacagcagcagcaccatcagcagcagatGCCGCAGCACCACAACTCCGTTTTGAACGGTCACCCAAACGGGCTAGCAGGTCCCTCCGCcccacacaacaacaacaccacccAAATGCCGTCCTCCCAAATGAGGGGCCTGCTGAACGAAACAACAACCACGCcgccaccaacaacaacaacccgAGCACCACAaatcacaacaacagcaacaacaacaacaacggcggcCACCACGGTAGCTATAAAGAGCGAGCAAATGGAGGACAGCAACCAcactcacacccacacacacacgcatccCAATCACAGTCACAGCCAGGACAggagccacagcagcagcagcagcagctcaatGGCCacggaggaggcggaggagcaggagctgcgGGATCAGGAGCAGGCGGACGATCACCTGCATCAGCATCAACAGGCGTCGCAGCAGTATCTGCTGTCGGCGCGTCATTACCACAGCAGCACGCCCAACAcgctcagcagcagcaacaccaatcCCAGCACGCCCAGCAGCAACTCGCCCCATACTATCTAccggcaggagcagcagggaACGGATTTCTCGCGCACCACCCCGCCGCCGCAGCCGCTGCCGCCTATGGGAATGCTGCCGCCTATGGCAATGGACTACAACATGCTGGCTTTGGatatgcccatgcccatgcccacgCTCATGCACAGCAATATGCTGCAgtgcagcagcaccagcaccacgcCGCTAGCTACTACCATCACCACCAGTATGCCGGACACTAtgcagccgccgcagcagcagctggtgCACCACTACCAGGCGGTGCTCCACCCGCTCCATCAGCAGCTGGGGGAGCAGCACCAGCGCCAGGAGGCggatcatcatcagcagcagcgggaGCTTCACCAACtggatcagcagcagcagcagcagcaggcgttAATCCTGGCGGACAGTTTGCCGCACAGCAGCAGTTCGCCCACCAGCAGCTCCCCACCGCCCACCATGCCCATGCCGCTCACCACCATCACAGCgccgcagctgctgccgctgcagccgccgccgccgcacaTCACCAGCACCATGCCCATGCCGCCCACCATGCACATGCCCATcatgccgccgccgccgcaatgctaccagcagctgcagccgcTGGACCCCACAATGAGCTATCACACTATTATTGGTAGTGGCCCGGAGGCGCATACCGGAACGGCCGGCGGTGGCTATAGCAATCAGATCACCACCAGCGATGGCCAGATCCTGCAGCTGATGCCAACATCCCTGTTCGCGCCATATGCACCGCTCTCGCCGTACTCGGTGGCCGCCCAGCGATCGCCGCAGGAGGGCGATCTGCCGCCGGTTCACACACTCACGACGGCCCTGCATGCCCATCAGCAGGGCGGGCAGCAGGAGGCGCAGACGCCAACGCTGACTGTGCTCTCCACGCCCTACTCGCCCACAGTGAGCAGCTCGCGGGCGACTCCCGCACTGGAGATGGATATGGCCACGCTGATGCAGCACCATCAGGACTATGAGATGGAGCAGTACCAGATGCAGCACCAGCAGTTGGATCAgatgcagcagcaccagcagcaactggaccaccagcagcagcaacagatcCTGGCGGATCAGACCCAGACGATGGCCCAACAGCCGCTGGCCAAGAAGCGGCGTGGCGGCAACGCAACACCATCGACGACGAAGCGACGGCGGAACAGCAGCGTCGGATCGACGTCGCCGCACTCGACCACCCTGCCATCGGGACGGATCAAGTGTCTGGAGTGCGACAAGGAGTTCACCAAGAACTGCTACCTCACGCAGCACAACAAGAGCTTCCACTCCG TGAGTTTGCCATATGTATGTGTGAAACGATTGAAAGACAGCCAGAATTCCTAA